In the Candidatus Zixiibacteriota bacterium genome, one interval contains:
- a CDS encoding DnaJ domain-containing protein, with protein MKNYYKILDISYNAKPAEIKSSYRRLAKKYHPDTSGKMPDDFITITEAFDILYDAGKRRLYNKKLGLNTNASTPYQTDRIKLYSVKKDVYDDLLEVFSDRFKMGKKRKLIIDLFLSDDEFKNGAQTTISIPHDKICPRCFGFGGTIFSTCRICGGIGLVSEDIVFDIKLTPPLSVDAVHEVIDGDYTLRFRLKRGNI; from the coding sequence ATGAAAAACTACTACAAAATACTGGACATCTCTTACAACGCCAAACCGGCCGAAATTAAATCGTCCTACCGGCGGCTGGCTAAGAAATATCATCCTGATACAAGCGGCAAAATGCCCGATGATTTTATCACGATTACTGAGGCTTTTGATATCTTATATGATGCCGGAAAACGCCGATTATATAATAAAAAACTTGGCTTGAATACAAATGCCAGCACACCTTACCAAACAGACAGAATTAAACTCTATTCGGTAAAGAAAGATGTTTATGATGATTTGCTGGAGGTGTTCTCCGACCGTTTTAAAATGGGAAAGAAAAGGAAACTGATAATAGATTTATTTCTTAGTGATGACGAGTTTAAAAACGGAGCTCAAACAACGATCTCAATACCGCATGATAAAATCTGCCCGCGCTGTTTCGGTTTCGGCGGCACGATATTTTCAACCTGCCGCATCTGCGGCGGCATAGGTTTGGTCAGTGAGGATATTGTGTTCGATATTAAACTAACACCGCCGCTATCTGTTGATGCGGTGCATGAAGTTATAGATGGAGATTATACTCTGCGGTTCAGGCT